The DNA window CGTGGACGTCACCAAGCTCGCCATCGGTGACCACGTCACCGCCGGCCAGATCAAACTCCCGGAAGGCGTGAAGCTCGCCGCCGACGCCGACCAGGTCGTCATCAGCGTGCTGCCTCCCCGCCTCAGCGACGGCGAAGCCGCCGCCGAGGAGCAGGCCGCCCAGGTGGCCGGCATGGTCGCCAGCGGCGAACTCAGCGAGGAAGCCGCCACGGCCGTCCTCGAGGGCGAAGCCAGCCTGGACGACGTCAAGGCCGACGACACCAGCGAAGCCTGATCCCAGGCGACAGGGCCGCCCCCCTCCCACACCGGGAGGGGGGCGGCCCCTTCTGTCCCGGCCCTGCCTGCGCCGCCTGGCCTGCCGGGTGTCCGGTCTGCAGGGACGTCCCCGGCCACTTGAGGGCGGCCTGCCGGGGGGCGGCAGCCGCGCCTCTGCCCGTGAGCGGCGTCCCCGCACGGGAAACCCTGCCCCCCATGAACCACACGAACGACCGCCCCCACGGGGGCGGTCGTTCACAGCCGGAGGCTGGCGTCAGGGCTGGCCGGGCGTGACCGGCGCGGGGGCCGGGGCGTCCGTGCCGGGCTCCCCGGGCGCGGGGACCGGGACGGTGTCCGCCGGGGTGGCCGGCGTGCCCCCGGCCGGACCGGTGGAGTCGTCCGGGCCGGGTGCGGGTTCCGTGGGGGCGTCGGTGGGGGCGCCATCCGGCCTGGCCTGCGGACCGGTCACCGCGCCGGCCGGCACGCGGGCCAGGGCCACGACCGTCACGCCGAACGACTCGCGGCGGCTCAGTTCGAACTGCTGATCGTCGCGGGACAGCAGGACGCGGTCCCCCGTTCCGGCCTCACCGACCGGGGTGTACCCGTCGGCCTGCAGGGCTTCCAGGGTGCGGGGCAGCGCGTCCCTGGTGCCGGCCGCGTAGATCAGCGCCTCCCCCAGCACGGTCGGCACGGTCTTCAGGACCTTCTCGCCGTCCAGGACCGGGACCTTCACGCTGCCCGGCTCGGGCAGGCCGGGCGCAGCAGTCCCGGCCGGCGCCGTATCGGTCGGGGCCGCGCCGCTGGGAGCCGTGTCGGCCGGGGCCGAGTCCGTGGCCGGGGCGGTGTCGGCCGGAGTCCCGACAGGTGCCGGGTCCGCGGGTGCGGTGTCGGCCGGGGTGGCGGGTGCAGTCTCGACCGGGGCGCTACCGGCCGGGGCGCTACCGGCCGGGGCGGTGTCGGTCGGGGTGGGCGTCGCCGGCCCCGACCCGGTGGCCGGCAGCCCCAGGTTCGGGACCTGCTCCGTGACCGGCGTCGTCACGGGCGGCGTGCCCAGGGCCGGCGTGCCGCCCGGAGCGGTCTGGGCGAAGGCGGGCGCACCGGCCAGCAGGCCCAGCGTGAGCAGCCCCAGCAGGTGACGGGAGCGGGCAGGAACGAAGCGGGTGGTTTCAGTGGAACGCATGAGGCACCTCTTGATAGGCAGTGCCCGCCAGGAGCGGGTCAGTGCGGGAAAGTGAACGGCCCGGCGGGATCGCGGCCGTTCCTGCCCCTCACCATGCCGGGCGGACCTGCGCTTTCCCTGCGTGGACGCTCAAGGGCGCCCCCCCGCTCGGCTCAGGACAGGCACGCGAATCCCTCACCTGCCTCAGCCGGCCGTCAGGGACCCCTCACCCCATCGCCCGCCCACCGCGCCGCCGCACGCGCCGCAGGGGACCCGCGTTACCACATCCGGCCCGGCCGGCGGATGGGCGCGTGTCCTCACGCCCACACCCCCACGGACACGCATCACCAGCGGCCCCGACCCCGCCGACCCTCATTTACCCGTCAGGAACTGCCAGGTCATACGGACTCCGATTGAATGGGCTGCAAAGCCCGCTGGGTCCGAGCGGATGCGACCCGGAGAGCTGCTCCGCAGAGAAGGAGAGAAACGGGTTCCGGACGTGGAGCTGGCAATCCGGTGAAGTTCCGGATTGTCGGCGAAACAAACGGAATCCGTATCAGGAGCCGCCCCATCAGGAGCCGCGCAGACACGCGGCCCGTTCCGCCTGCGGCCGGCGACTGCACACCCGCGCCGCCTCGGTGAACGCCGGCAGGTGCCCATCCACCCGGGCCAGCAGCGCCTGGAAATCCGGGACCATCGTCGCGTACGCCGCCACCGCCCCCAGCGCCGCGTTGTTCACACCCCGCGCGAAGTAAGCGTCGTACCCCGCGTACCCGCCCCACGACGCCTTCAACGCCCCGTAGCGGGCGTGCAGGGCCGCCAGCACCGCCGCCTTCCGCGTGCGCCGGTCAGCGTCCGGCAGGTCCGGCTGCGCGTACAGCGCCTCCAGCTGCGCGCGGGCGTCCAGCAGCAGCGCCTCGAATGCCGCCTGCCGCGCCTGCGCCGCCCGGTCCTGCTCGCGCAGCTCCGGCGTGCCGTGCGCGGCCAGCCAGCGGCGCATGCCTTCCTCCTCGACCGCCGTGGCGTACGACTCGTTGAACACCGTGTCACCCGGCACGTACAGGTCCGGGTGGGCCAGCTCGTGAATCACCGTGCGGATCAGCGTGGCGTCCGGGTACGCCAGCATGGTCGACAGCAGCGGGTCCTTCAGGTACCCCAGCGTGGAGTAAGCACTCACGCCGCCCACGCTCACGTCCCGGCCCGCCGCGCGCCGCTCCTGCGCGTACGCCCGCGCGTCCGCCTCGGCAAAGTACCCCCGGTACCCCACGCAGCCCGCCACCGGGAAACACGACGTGTCCAGCGTCACGCTGAACTCCGGCGCGGAGAACACGTTCCACACCACGAACGGACGCCCGACATCCACGAACGTCAGGAAAGACCCGTGATCCGGCAGGCCCAGCCCGCCCGCCGCCTCGGACGCCACCGCAAACGCCCGCACGTCCGACGCCAACTGCAACTTGCGCCGCAGCTCCGGCCGCGTGGCCGGGTCCGCCAGGGCCGCCTCGACCGGCCGCGCCCGCCGCAGCAGATCCAGCTGCCCGCCCGCCGCCTGCGTCAGGTACCGCACGTCCGCGCACCCACTCAGGGCCAGCACGGCGGCCACCGCGCCCAGCACCAGACCCGCCCGCACACGCCGCCCCCCTGCCCACCTCACGCTGACCGCCTCATGCGGCCCAGTATGCCCCGCCCACGCACACCCGCAAAAAGCGTAAGGTGAACCCCGCACCCACAACCCACCCGGACGTTCAGGAGGTTTCACCCATGATCATCTCCCACGGCACCCTCAGCGC is part of the Deinococcus depolymerans genome and encodes:
- a CDS encoding aminopeptidase, with amino-acid sequence MRWAGGRRVRAGLVLGAVAAVLALSGCADVRYLTQAAGGQLDLLRRARPVEAALADPATRPELRRKLQLASDVRAFAVASEAAGGLGLPDHGSFLTFVDVGRPFVVWNVFSAPEFSVTLDTSCFPVAGCVGYRGYFAEADARAYAQERRAAGRDVSVGGVSAYSTLGYLKDPLLSTMLAYPDATLIRTVIHELAHPDLYVPGDTVFNESYATAVEEEGMRRWLAAHGTPELREQDRAAQARQAAFEALLLDARAQLEALYAQPDLPDADRRTRKAAVLAALHARYGALKASWGGYAGYDAYFARGVNNAALGAVAAYATMVPDFQALLARVDGHLPAFTEAARVCSRRPQAERAACLRGS